The Candidatus Dormiibacterota bacterium sequence CGCCCGACGTCCACGCCGCGCGCGGCGAGCAGCGTATTCGCCATCCCTCCGCCGATGCAAAACGCGGTCACGCGTTGCGCGAGCGCGCTCAAGACGCCGACCTTGTCCTTGACCTTTGCGCCGCCGATGACGCAGACGTAGGGCGTAGCGGGGGCGTTCATGAGCGGCTGCAGGGCGGCGATCTCGGCCTCCATCAGCGGTCCGGCAGCGCTGGGCAGCATATGCGCGATCGCCTCGGTCGAGGCGTGCGCGCGGTGGGCGGTGCCGAACGCGTCGTCGACGTACGCGTCGCCGAGCGCGGCCAGCGCGCGCGCAAAGGTGGGGTCGTTGCGCTCTTCGCCGGGATGGAAGCGCACGTTCTCGAGCAGCAGCACGTCGCCGTCGCGCAAGCGATCCACGGCGCGTTGCGCGGGCTCGCCGATGCAGTCCGATGCAAAGTCCACCGGCGCGCCGAGATGCTCCGCGAGGAGCGCGGCGACCGGGCGCAGGGAGCAGCCGGGATCGGGATGGCCGCCGGGACGGCCCAAGTGCGAGAGCACGATGATGCGCGCGTGGCGTTCGCGCAGCAGGCGCAGCGTCGGCACGGCCGCGTCGACGCGCGTCGCGTCCAGGATGCGCACCCGCTCGCCGTCGCGCACCAACGGCACGTTGAGGTCCTCGCGCACGAGAACGCGCTTGCCCGCGACCTCGAGCTGGTCCATCGTGCGCATGGCGTAGGAGTCCTAGCGGCGGCGCTCAGCGATGCGCTTCGCGAGGAAGTCTCTCGAGGATCATCGCGGTCAGCTCGGCGAGCCGGCACGAATAGCCCCATTCGTTGTCGTACCAGGCGGCGATCTGCACGAGATCGCCGTTCGCGCTGGTCAGTTTGGAATCGACGATCGCGCTGTACGGCACGCGCTTGAAATCGCTCGACACCAGCTCCTCCTCGCAGAAGAGCACGTACTCGCGCAGTTCGTTTTGGCAGGCACGGCGCAGGATCGCGTTGAGCTCGTCCTTCGTCGTCGCCTTCTTGACCTGCGCGACGAGGTAGATCATCGACACCGTCGGCGTGGGCACGCGCAGCGCAAAACCGTCGAACGTTCCCTCCACCTCCGGAATGGTGAGGAAGAGTGCTTTCGCAGCGCCGGTCGACGTGGGGATGATGTTCGTCGCAGCGTTGCGTGCGCGCCGAATATCCTTGTGCGGGGCGTCGAGGATGTGCTGGTCGTTCGTGTAGGAGTGCACGGTCGTCATGAAGCCCTTCACCCAGCCGAGGTGGTCGACGAGCGGTTTGACGGCCGTGGCGAGGCAGTTCGTCGTGCAGGAAGCGTTCGAGATGATGTGATGGAGCGCCGGATCGTAGCGGCCGTCGTTGACGCCGAGGACGATCGTGATGTCCTCCCCTTTTGCGGGGGCGGAGATCACGACTTTGCGCGCGCCGCCACCGTCGATGTGCGCGCGCGCCTTCGCGGCATCGGTGAAGAGGCCGGTCGACTCGACGACGACGTCGACGCCGAGATCGCGCCACGGCAGCTTGCCGGGATCGCGCTCTGCGAGCACGGCGATGCGGCGACCGTCGATGAGGAGCGCATCGCCCTCTGCGCGCACGTCGCCACCGTACGTTCCGTAGTTGCTGTCGTACTTGAAGAGATGCGCGCACTCTGCCGCACTGGTGAGATCGTTGACCGCCGCGATCTCGACGAGCGGGCGCCGCTCGAACAGCGCTTTTGCAAAGTTCCGCCCGATGCGGCCGAAGCCGTTGATTCCGATGCGCATGCGCCCCGTTTACCGGCCGCCGCCGGGCTGCCCCTGCTGGGGGGAGCGCAATCGAGCGGCCAGCCGCGCAATCGCACCGAGGCGCGTGGATGCGGTCGTTTTTCCGATCGCCGGATCGCAGCGCCGACCGAGCTCCGCCAGCGATTCGCCGGGAAAACGCAGCCGCAGCGATGCGATCTCGCGTAGCGGCCGCGAGAGCCGGCGAAGTCCGTGGACGCGCGCCACGTACTCGATCGTTTGGCGTTGCGCTGCCGCCGCACGTGCGGCACGCTCGAGATTCGCCGCCTCCGTGTTGACGAGGCGATGAATGCGATTCTTCGTCTCGCGCAGCGCGCGCACGTCTTCTAGCGCGAGGACCGCGCCGTGCGCGCCGATGCGTGCGAGCAGGTCGGCGATCGTCTGAAAGTCTTTGAAGTAGAACACGTCGCGCCCTCGCCGGCGGCTCCTGTGCGGGCTCGCGCCGAGCGCGCGCAGCAGCGAGGAGAGGCGCTGCGCGCGGGCCGGGTCCGGCGGTGCGAACTCCAAGTGGTAACCGCGCGCGCCCGTCGCAACGACGCCGAAGACGAGAAACGCCGCGCGCAGCTCGGCGAGGCGGTCGCAGCGGTGCGCGGGGCGAGGCGGTTGCGCCGGCAACGCCTGCGGGAGCGGAATGGAGAAGCGCGGCAGCCCCCGCAGCGCGCGCGTCGCCGTTGCCGCGACGGCCTGCCCTTTGCGATCTTCGAGCAACGACCAAAAGAGCCGCGCAACCGCGTTGCGATGCGTCACGAACGCCTCACCGCGCGCGTCGCGGCCGTAATAGGCGAGCGCGAGGAGCAGCGCGCGGCGGCAGTGCGCGGCCTGCGGCAGCTCCCGCGCGAGCGCATCCTTCGTGTCGGGGCCGAGTGCCTCGTTCACTCGAGGCGCACCTCGAGCTGCTCGTAGAGTTCCGCGGGTCGCACCGCGGGCGTGACGCGCAGCGGAACCTCCCGCACGCGAATCGTCACGCAGCGCGTCGCGTAGCGGATTTCGAGGATGTCGCCGGGCTTCACGGCATAGGCCGGCTTGAGCGCAACGCCATCTTTTAGGATCCGCCCGTGCTCGAGGGCCTCGTGGGCCTCCGAGCGGCGCTTCGCGAGCCGGGCGACCTTCAGGAATTTATCGAGCCGCATGCCTGTCTAGTTGACATATATCGATATATCTATATAGTCTTGTGATAGCTCGAAAGGAGGCTGCGCGATGGCACGGGCCGATGGATGGCGCGAGGATCGCTTCTGGCGATCGACGGGGTACAGGGGGCACGCAAAGCGCTTTCGCCGCGGGGCGCTCAAACTCGTCATGCTGAAGCTGCTCTCGGAGCTTCCGAGGCACGGCTACGATCTGATTCGCGCATTTCGCGAGCAGGGTTGGAGTGCCGGCGCGGGGTCCGTTTATCCGCTGCTCGCGTTTCTCGAATCCTCGGGGTACGTGACGAGCCGCCAGGAGGGCGACCGCCGCACCTATCAGGTCACCGAAAAGGGGCGCACGCTGCTCGAAGACCGTGCCGCCGACGTCGCGTCGTTCTTCGAAGCGGTCTCGCAGAGCCGGGAGGAACCGGGCGATGAGTTGCAGGACGCGCTGGAGCGGCTCGGCAGCGCGGTGGAACAGCTCGCCGGACATGCAAAGGACGAGACGATCGCGCGCGCGCGCGATCTCCTCGATCGGACCCGCAAAGAAATCTACACGCTTCTCGCACAGGAGTAGGCGCGATGGCGCAGTCCCAGCCCGCGCGGCGGCCTGGCGTCAACATTTTCGACACGTCGCGTCCGCTGTGGACGCTTTTTTTGGTATTTCTCATCCCGCTCATCCTGAGCAACTTGCTGCAAACCGCATCGCAGACGCTCGGGAGCGTCTTTCTCGGGCGGATGATCGGTACCGACGCTCTCGCTGCGGTCTCGGCGGTCTTTCCCGTCATCTTCCTGCTCTTCTCGTTTCTCATCGGCATCGCGAGCGGCAGCACGGTGCTCATCGGTCAAGCCTTCGGCGCGCGCGACGAGCACCGCGTCAAGAAGATTGCTGGGACCGTGCTCGGCGCGACGCTCGCGTTCGGCATCATCGTCGCGATCGTCGGCACGTGGGCCTCGCCCACGCTCCTGCAGTTGCTCGGCACGCCCTCCAACATCATCGCTCAATCCGATGCGTATGCGCGCGTCGCGTTCTTGACCTCGCCGATCATCTTCCCGTATCTCGCGTACACGACGTTCCTGCGCGGCACCGGCGACTCGACGACGCCGTTTTATTTTCTCATCCTCAGCACGCTGCTCGGCGTGCTCTTCACGCCCGCGTTCATCGCAGGCTGGATGGGGCTGCCGAAGCTGGGCGTGGTGAGCGTTGCCGTCGCGGGTCTATTGAGCCAAGGGATCTCGTTCGCGGCATTCCTCATCCGCCTGCACGTAACGAACCACCCCTTGCGGTTCGATCGCGAAACCGCACGCGACATGCTCATGGATCCGCGCATCCTCTGGGCGGTGCTCAAGATCGGGATCCCGACGGGCATCCAAGTCATCATGGTTTCGCTCGCCGAGATCGCGGTGATTTCTTTCGTGAACCACTTCGGGTCGAGCGCGACCGCCGCATACGGCGCGGTCAATCAGGTGGTGTCATACGTGCAGTTTCCGGCGATGTCGATCGGCATCACGGCGTCGATCTTCGGAGCGCAGTGCATCGGCGCGCGCCGCGAGGACATGCTCGGCGGCGTCGTGCGGACGGCAGTCGGGCTCAATTACGCGATCGGCGGCGTCCTCATCGCGCTCTGCTACGTCTTCGCGTGGCAGATCATCGGCTGGTTCATCGTCGATCCCCACACGCTCACGATCGCGCACGCGTTATTGATGATTACGCTGTGGTCGTATCTGCTCTTCGGCAACAGCGCGGTAATGAGCGGCGTCATGCGCTCGAGCGGCGCGGTCCTTTGGCCGACCATCAACGGCATCGTTGCGATCTGGGGCGTCGAGGTGCCGGTGGCCTACGTGCTGATGCACGTCTACGGCCTCGACGGCGTGTGGATGGGCTATCCGGTGTCCTTCGTTGCTGTCGTGCTGCTGCAGTACGCGTACTACACGTTCTTCTGGAAGAAACGCACGCACGAAAGGCTCGTGTAAGCAGCGTTCGCTCGTTCGTTCGTCGCGCAATACTCTTGAAACCGCAGCACAACGCGCAAGAGCTACGTCCTCCGCGTTGCGCCCGTAGCGCAACTTGGTGGCGGCACCTCCGTAAGGTGCGCATGTCTCGGTTCCGAGTTCGAGCGGGCGCAGCCCGTTCCGCCGGAGTGGGTAGCGGTCCCTGTTGAAGGCCCCTCTCGCGCAGCGAGCGCATCGCGACGTATAATCGTCTTATGGCCATCGAGGCACAGCTCGGCGACGCCGCCGAGCATCCCGGCAGGGCCGTCTACGCGTGCTGATCCAGCTGCTGATGGCGGCCTTGATGCTCGGACCGCCCGGCGACGCTTTCTACACGCCGCCGAGTCCGCTGCCTTCGCCGCAGAGCGGGCGCGTAATTTGGGTGCGGCAGTTCACCGGCGGGCCTGCCTTGCGCTCGGCGGCGGTGAACTACCGGCTCTTGTATGAGACGGTAGGGGCAAACGGCACGTTCGTCGCGGTCTCGGGCATGCTCGCGATTCCACACGGCACGCCGCCGCCGCAGGGATGGCCGATCATCAGCTGGGCGCACGGAACGACAGGAAACGGGCCGCAGTGCGCACCCTCACGTTTTCCGTCGAACGATCTCGAGCAGCGCGCGATGGACGCCTTCGTGCGCCGCGGTTACGCGGTGGCACAAACGGACTACGAGGCAAACGGCACCTCCGGAATCCATCCATACTTCGTTGCAACGCCGCTCGCGCGCGATCTCACCGACATCATTCGCGCGGCACGTGAGATCGATCCGCACATCGGCAAGAAGTGGATCGTCATGGGACACTCCGAGGGTGGAACGGCGGCGCTCGATACGGCCGGCTTCGGCCAGCGTTGGGCGCCGGAGCTCGATCTCGTCGGTGCGGTCGCTTACGCTCCCGCAACGCGTCTGGAGGGAGCGGTGCAAGACGCGCTCGACGACGATCAGCCCAGCGGTGTCTTCGCCATGTTGGGACTGATGATCGTAGGCTTCTCCGCGTCCGATCCGCGCATCGTCTTGGATCAGATACTCACGCCGCAGGCGCTGCGTCTCGTGCCCGAGCTGCAAGACGAGTGTATCGACGAGCTGATGAGCGACTCAGGTTGGAGCCGCATCGTCCCGAGTACGATCTTTCGGCCGCAGGCCGACGCGGAGATCGAGGATCTGTACGGAGACGTCGAAGCGAACACCGATCCGGAGAACCTCTCGATACCGGTACCCGTGCTGCTCCTGCAGGGTGGCTCCGACCCGCTTATCGGAGGGGGCGTCACCAATACCATTCGTGATGTGCTCTGCCGCGACGGCACGCCGACGGAGTTCAAAGCCTATCCGAGCGCGACGCACGGGACGATCTTGCTGCAGACCGATGCGGATGCGGCGGCGTGGGTCGCGGCGCGCTTTGCGGGCACGCCGCCACACGGGTGCTCGTAGATCGCTGCCGATGACGGCCTTGCCCAATGGTTCAAGCCACGCAGGCTCGATCATCTCTTCGGACCTGCCGGACCTCATGCGCGGGGAATCGGCGGCGTAAGCCGCACGCTCGCGTTACTCTCGCGTTACATAGGAACGCTGCGTCATTCGAGCGCCTCTCGGTGCCCTATTTTTTCGGCGACACGCAGGTGCCGGAGGCGCGGCAGACGAGCACCGGCTCGGCAAGCGCGCGCGCCGCGCTCGCAGCGATCTCCGGCTGTGCTTCCACGATCTTGTGCGCCTCGAACTCCATGCGGCGCGACCGGTTGCCGACGGAGACGATGCGGCCCGTCGCTTCGATGTAGTCGCCGGCGCGAACGGGTGCGAGGAACTCGACCGAGTCGTAGCCGGCGAAGAGGCCCTCGTCGCCGTCCTTGCGGATCAAGAGCTCCGTCGCGACGTCGCCGAACAGCGCGAGAATGCGCGCGCCGTCGACGAGATTGCCGCCGTAATGCGCGTCCGCGGCGCTCATGCGCACGCGGATCATCGCGCGCTCGTTCTCTTCGCCTCTTGCCATAACTCCTCGAGCTCATCCATCGTCATATCGCCAAGGACCTTGTTCTGCTCGGCGGCGCGCCTCTCCAGATACGCGAAGCGCCGGTGAAACTTCTCGTTGGCGTCCCGCATCGCGCTCTCGGCGTCGACGCCGAGCGATCGCGCCAGGTTCACGATGGTGAAGAGCACATCGCCCAGCTCCTCGCGCACGTGCCCGTCGTCCGCTGCCGCGCGCCGCGCCTCGGCCAGTTCTCGCAGCTCCTCGACGAGTTTGTCGAGCACGCCGCTGACGCTGCGCCAGTCGAAGCCGACGCGTGCGGCCTTCTCTTGCATGCGCTGGCCCCGCTGCAGCGCTCCGAGCTGCGGCGGGATGCCGTCGAGGCGGCTGCTGCGCAGGCGCCCGGTCTTCTCTTGCGCTTTGAGGCGCTCCCAGTTGCGCCATTGCGCGTCGACGTCGTCGATCACGGCATCGGCGAAGACGTGCGGGTGGCGGTGCACCATCTTGTTGGCGAGCGAATCCACGACGTCCGCAACGGTGAACGCGCCGGTCTCGGTGGCGAGCTGGGCGTGAAAGACGATCTGGAGCAGCAGGTCGCCGAGCTCTTCGCACAAGTGCTCCATTGCGTGCTCGTGCGGCGCCTGCTCGATTGCGTCGACGACTTCGTACGCCTCTTCGATGAGATAGGGAATCAAGGTGCGGTGCGTCTGCTCGCGATCCCACGGGCACCCCATGCGCAACCGCGCCATGATCTCGACGAGGTCTTCCCACGAGTAGTGCGCCGACTGCGGCGGCAGCGGGACGAGCGGCATCGCAATCGACGCGGAGAGCGTCGCGCGCGGCATCCCGGGAACGATCTCGGTCGCGATGCGGCGCGCGTCGAGCGCGCGCAGGAGCGGCGGCAGCCCGGGAAAGTCCGAGAGCGGATTGCCGAGCACGCCGAGCGCGACGTCGTCGCCGCGTTGCGATTCGAGCTGCGCGCAAAAGGCCGCGATGGCGTCGGTGCTTCCGCGAACGAGGAGCGCTTCGTCGGCGACGGCGCCTTCGTCGACGGTTATGCCTGAAGTCGTGAGATAGGCGACGAGCTCGCGCGGAGCGAGCAGCACGATCGTGCGGCCGGCGCCGCGCAGCGCGTCGAGGCTTCCGAGCGTGAGCAGTCGCGGGTCACCGGGTCCGAGTCCGACGATCCTGACGAGCATCTCACGCCCGGAAGCGACGCGCGCTCCTTACCCTAGGAGCTAGTGCGGCGAGGGTGCGGGCGATGCGGGTGCTGCCGTTGCCGGCGCCACCGACGGCATCGGCGGCGGCGAGGGGAAGAGCCCCGCGAAGCGCTGATCGGTTGCCGTGATCGTCGCCTTCTGTTGCAGGCTCTCGAGGAAAGGCTGCACGAGCGGCGCTTCCTGTTGCTGCGTCAACGCGAGCTTGATGCGATCGCGCGCCGATGCGAGCGACGCGCGTTGCGCCGGCTGGCGCGACGTCACGAGGATGATGTGATACCCGAAGGGCGAGTGAACGGGTTGGCTGATCTGCCCGATCGGCAGCGAGAACGCCGCCTGATCGAACGCCGGAACCATTTGGCCGCGGTGGAAGCAGCCGAGGCTACCGCCCTTGGCTTTCGAACCGGGATCGATCGAGTATTGCTGCGCGAGCGCGGCGAAGTTGCCGTGCGCGTGCAACGCCGCTTCGACCTTGTTCGCCGTCGCGAGGTCCGGAACGAGGATGTGGCTCGCGCATACCTGCGCGGGCGTGTCGAACGCCGCGTGGTTATGGCTGAAGTATTGCGCGATCTGCGCGTCCGTGACGGTGATGTTGCGCTGCAGCGCGTTGTCCAGGATCAGCTGGATGCGCAGCGCGTCGTGAACGTCTTGCTCGGTCAATCCACGCGCCGCTAGCATCTGCGACCAGGCGTCGCCCGGATAGTTCGCCTTCAGCTGGTCTTCGCGCGCAGCGATGTCGGCATCGGTGATCGCGATGTGGTTCTGCGCGGCGTACTGGGTGATGAGCGCTTCCTGCACCATCTGCTGCAGAATGCTGCGCGCAATCGGGCTGCCTTCCAGCTTCGTGTCGAGTTGCGCGCGGCTGATCGATTGGCCGTTGACGGTGACGACGGAGCCGCCGCCGCACGCTGCCAGCGACGCGCCGAGCAGCAGCGCAACCGAGCCCGCGACGATGCGGAGAGCTTTGGACATCAATATGAACTCCCAGGGAGAATTTGGAAAAAGGTCGGCGCGAAAGGTTCGTCCGGCCGCTGCCGGGGCCCTCTCCATCTCTAGATCGCCTCGAGCAGCTCGCGCAGCAGAGGCATCCAGAGGTCTTCCGGTCGGCTGCCCGCTGGCGCGTGCGGAAGATCGACGAGCACCTTGCCGTCGCTGAAGCGGAAGCGGTTCTTCGTCAGCGCTGCAAAGCGCGGAATCATGGCCGCGCTCAGCGCGAATCCCGAGCCGACGCCCAGGGTCAGCCGTTCCTCGTCGACGACGACGCGGGTGACGCGCTTGCGCAGGGCGATCGCGCGCAGCCGCGTCAGCTCGACGAGCCGCTCGAGCGGCTCGGGGAACGGGCCGAAGCGATCGCGGATGCTCGCAGCGATATCGTCCACCTCGCCTTCGCCGCGCGCCTTGGCGAGCTGCTGGTAGACGGCGATCTTCTGCGACACCTGCGGGATGTAGTCGTTGGGAATGAAGGCGTTGATCTTCACGTCGATCACGGCTTCGCCGCGCTCTTCGAGCGGCGCCGTCAAGCCACGACGTTCGGCGATGGCATCCGCCAGCAGCTGGCAGTACGTGTCGAAGCCGACCGATGCGATGAAACCCGACTGCGCCGCACCGAGCAAGTTGCCCGCCCCGCGAATCTCGAGATCGCGCATGGCGATCTGCATTCCGGATCCGAGATGCGTGAACTCGACGATGGCTTCCAGGCGCGCCTGCGCATCCTCGGAGAGCGCTTTGTGCCCCTGATACAGAAGGTAGCAGTACGCCTGCTGGTTCGAGCGCCCGACGCGCCCGCGCAGCTGATAGAGCTGCGCGAGGCCGAAGCGATCCGCGTCGTCCACGATCATCGTATTTACGTTGGGAATGTCCAAGCCGTTCTCGATGATCGTGGTGGCGACGAGCACGTCGCTTTGGCCGTCGATGAACGCCTGCATGATCGGCTCGACCTCGCGCTCGCGCATCTGACCGTGCGCGACGACGATCCGCGCGCGCGGAACCAGCTCCTGGAGCGCGTTGCGCAGCGCGTAGATCGAGTCGATGCGGTTGTGGAGGTAGTAGACTTGACCGCCGCGATCCAGCTCGGTAGAGATCGCGTGCGCGACGACGGCATTGCCGGCCGGCACGACGACGGTCTTGACGGAGAGGCGGTTCTTCGGCGCCGTGCGGATCACCGAGAGATCGCGCACCCCCATCAGCGACATGTGGAGCGTTCGCGGAATCGGCGTCGCGGAGAGCGTGATCGCGTCGACGCTCGCGCGATACTCCTTCAAGCGCTCTTTGTGCATCACGCCGAAGCGCTGCTCTTCGTCCACGACGACGAGGCCGAGATCGGCGAAGGCGACGTCCTTTTGCAGCAGGCGGTGCGTGCCGATCGCAAGATCGATGCGCCCCTGCGCGAGCGCCTGCAGCTGCTCGCGCATCGCCGCGCGATGCGTGAAGCGCGAGAACGACGCAATGCGAATCGGGAAGCCGGCGAACCGCTCGCTGAAGGTGCGAAAGTGCTGATCGGCGAGCAGCGTCGTCGGAGCGACGAGCGCGACTTGCGTGTGATCCGCGATCGCCTTGAAGGCTGCGCGAATCGCGACCTCGGTCTTGCCGTAGCCGACGTCGCCGCAGATGAGGCGGTCCATCGGGCGCGCACTCTCCATGTCGGCTTTCACCGCGTCGATTGCCGTGCGCTGATCGGGTGTCAGCTCGTAGGGGAACGCCTCCTCCATCTCCGCCTGCCATGGCGTGTCCGGCGCGAACGCATGACCGCGCGCGAGCTCGCGCTCGGCGTAGAGCTGCACGAGGCCGTCGGCGATCTTCGCGAGCGACTCCGAGACGCGCGACTTCGTGCGCGACCAATCGCCGCCGCCCATGCGCGAGAGGCGCGGCGTCGCGCCCTCCGCGGCGGAGTACTTCGTGACCTGGTGCATCTGCGTCACCGGGACGAGCATGCGGTCGGTGCCGGCGTACTGCAAGGCGAGATAATCTTGCGTTGCGCCGAGGATCGTCTCGGTGCGCAAGCCGTCGTAACGGGCGATCCCGTGAACCGCGTGTACGACGAAATCTCCCACGCGCAGATCCGAAAGCGTGACCGGCACGCCTTCTTTGATCGCGCGCAGCTTGACGCGCTTGGGCGGCAGGCCGAAGATCTCGCGGTCGCCGAGCACGCGCAGCCGCAGCTGCGGCACGGTAAAGCCCGCTTCGAGCGATCCGCCGTCGACCCAGACGCTCGCGAAGGGCAAGTCGCGCGCCGCGTCGCTCCAGCGGTGCGCTTCGATCCCGGCCGCGGAGAGCAGCTCGAGCATGCGCGAGACCGCCGTCGTCACGATTGCAACGCGCTCGCCGTCGGCGATCGATTGCTGCACGGCCGCGGTGAAGAGCTCGATGCGGCGGTTGAAATGCTCCGCCGGCCGGCACTCCAAGGCAAAGCGCTCGGCGCGCGGCACGAAGCGCAGCGCCTCGTGCGGCGCGATCGCGCCCGGCACGATCAGCGTCGGATGGCGCGCGATCGCATCGGTGAGGTCGTCGAGCGACGCGTGCGCGCCGGCGCCTTCGACGCGCTCCTCGTCAACGAGCGCGTTCTCGACCGACGCGAGCGCTGCAGGCTCGTCGAGAACGATCGTCGCGTCGTCGCGCAGATAGTCGAGCGGCGTCGCGCGATCGTCGTCGCGCGGCGTCTCGTCCCACGGCGGCACCGTAATCGCGTCGATCTCCTCATGGCTGCGCTGCGTCTCGAGATTGAAGGCGCGAATGGACTCGACGCGGTCGCCGAAGAACTCGATGCGCACCGGCGCTTGCGCGGTCGGTGGAAAGCAATCGAGAATCCCACCGCGCACCGCGTACTCGCCGGCCGCGCTGACGACGTCGGCGCGCTCGTACCCGAGATCGTGAAAGCGGCGCAGCGTCGCTTCCCAGTCGAGCGTCTCTGCGCGCCGTACGGTAAAGCGCAGGGCGCGAAAGCGCTCGGGTGGCACGACGTACTGACGCACCGCCGCGACGCCGGCGATGACGACGACGGGCGCGCCGTCGGCGAGCGCGTCGAAGAGGGCGATGCGCGCGCTGCGCTCGCTCGGGCTCTCGAGCGCCCCGAACGGGTCCTCGCGCGCGCGCAGCAGCGCAACCGAACGCTCCGCCTCGCCGCCGGCGTAGTAGAGAAAGTCGGCGTAGACGCGTTCGGCGATGTCGGCGGTGGGAACGATGCAGAAGAACCCTCCGCCGAGCGCCCGGGCAAAGGCCGCCAGGAGCGCCGGCCGGGCTGCGGCAGCCGTCTCGTGCAAGGCGGCGGCGTGGCCTCCCCGCAGGCGCTCGAGAACCGCCGCTCCCGGCCTGCTCGCGCCGACGAGGGCGGTCAGCGCCTTGGCCATGCCCGGGGGCGAAACCCGCGGGCCGGAGGGCGAGTTGAGAAGATTGGCAGTCATGCTAAGAGAGTGCTAAAGCGCGGCCGCATGGGCCGCACATTATAACAGATTGGAGAAGAACGCATGAGCAACTTATCGACGACGTCGCGCGGGAATCTCTCCCGGAGCGGCTTCGATCTGCTCGGATGGGACCCGTTTCGCGGGCTTCTCGGGAACTGGGGATCGAACCTAGGGATCGACATCACGCGCACGGAGAGCGGCTACGAGATCGAGATGCCGGTGGCCGGCTTTACGCCGGAACAGATCGAGGTGACGATCGAAGACGGCGTGCTGACCGCGTCCGGAAAGAACGACAAACGCTCGTTCCGCCGCTCGGTCGTGTTGCCGGAGGAGATCGACGCCGACGCGATCGACGCGAAGGTCGAGAACGGCCTCTTGACGCTCACGCTGAAGCTGCACCCCAAGGCGCAGCCCAAGCGCATCGAGGTCAAGCCGGTTTCGGTGAAGAGCGTCTAATCGAGCTCGCACCGAGCGCAACGAGAATCCACCACGGCCCGGCAACTTTCGGATAGAAGACGAGATAGTCGACGACCTGGTGGAGAATCAGAGCAAGTGAGGCGGCAAGCGCGGCGATCTGCCACGGTGCCGCCTCGTTCAATTTGCTTGCGAGCGTGCGCAGCGTCGTGACGACGAGGGCGAGCGTCGCGAGGAAGAGCGCGATGCCGCCTTCGGCGAGCGCCTGCAAATACCAACTGTTGGCATGCGTGCGTACGCCGGCGATGCCCGCTTGCGCAAGCTCGAGCTCGTAGTTTCCCGCACCGATGCCGAGCAACGGATGGCGTCGCCAGAAGAAGATGGCTGCACGCCAGAGCTCGCTGCGGTGCCCCACGCCGCCGGCATAGTTCGTTGACGGCGGCCGCGGCAAGAGCCCGGGGACGTGCGCGAGCGCGTCCCAGAAGCCCGCGCATGCCGCTGCGAGAACCGCTCCCGCCGCAACCGGAGCGAAGAGCGCGCGTCGCGCGCTCGTGCGCGCGATGAAGATCGTTCCAATCGCAATCGCCGCACCGGCGATGCCGCCACGCGAGAAGGTCAGCGCGAGCGCGCAGAACGCCACGACGATCGTGCCGGCGACGAAACGATCGCGCACGTACCACGCACAGAGCGCTGCCAGCGCGATCTCGTAATATGCGGCGAGCTGGTTCGGTCCGCCGAGCGGACCCGCGATGCGCGGCACGATCGCACCGCTCATGCTGAGCGCCCATG is a genomic window containing:
- a CDS encoding lipase family protein — encoded protein: MLIQLLMAALMLGPPGDAFYTPPSPLPSPQSGRVIWVRQFTGGPALRSAAVNYRLLYETVGANGTFVAVSGMLAIPHGTPPPQGWPIISWAHGTTGNGPQCAPSRFPSNDLEQRAMDAFVRRGYAVAQTDYEANGTSGIHPYFVATPLARDLTDIIRAAREIDPHIGKKWIVMGHSEGGTAALDTAGFGQRWAPELDLVGAVAYAPATRLEGAVQDALDDDQPSGVFAMLGLMIVGFSASDPRIVLDQILTPQALRLVPELQDECIDELMSDSGWSRIVPSTIFRPQADAEIEDLYGDVEANTDPENLSIPVPVLLLQGGSDPLIGGGVTNTIRDVLCRDGTPTEFKAYPSATHGTILLQTDADAAAWVAARFAGTPPHGCS
- the mazG gene encoding nucleoside triphosphate pyrophosphohydrolase; translated protein: MLVRIVGLGPGDPRLLTLGSLDALRGAGRTIVLLAPRELVAYLTTSGITVDEGAVADEALLVRGSTDAIAAFCAQLESQRGDDVALGVLGNPLSDFPGLPPLLRALDARRIATEIVPGMPRATLSASIAMPLVPLPPQSAHYSWEDLVEIMARLRMGCPWDREQTHRTLIPYLIEEAYEVVDAIEQAPHEHAMEHLCEELGDLLLQIVFHAQLATETGAFTVADVVDSLANKMVHRHPHVFADAVIDDVDAQWRNWERLKAQEKTGRLRSSRLDGIPPQLGALQRGQRMQEKAARVGFDWRSVSGVLDKLVEELRELAEARRAAADDGHVREELGDVLFTIVNLARSLGVDAESAMRDANEKFHRRFAYLERRAAEQNKVLGDMTMDELEELWQEAKRTSAR
- a CDS encoding peptidylprolyl isomerase, which encodes MSKALRIVAGSVALLLGASLAACGGGSVVTVNGQSISRAQLDTKLEGSPIARSILQQMVQEALITQYAAQNHIAITDADIAAREDQLKANYPGDAWSQMLAARGLTEQDVHDALRIQLILDNALQRNITVTDAQIAQYFSHNHAAFDTPAQVCASHILVPDLATANKVEAALHAHGNFAALAQQYSIDPGSKAKGGSLGCFHRGQMVPAFDQAAFSLPIGQISQPVHSPFGYHIILVTSRQPAQRASLASARDRIKLALTQQQEAPLVQPFLESLQQKATITATDQRFAGLFPSPPPMPSVAPATAAPASPAPSPH
- a CDS encoding hotdog domain-containing protein; protein product: MIRVRMSAADAHYGGNLVDGARILALFGDVATELLIRKDGDEGLFAGYDSVEFLAPVRAGDYIEATGRIVSVGNRSRRMEFEAHKIVEAQPEIAASAARALAEPVLVCRASGTCVSPKK